The Pseudomonas iranensis genome includes a window with the following:
- a CDS encoding aldehyde dehydrogenase (NADP(+)) produces the protein MTLTGNMLIGQQSVTGTRPAFRGIDPATNQALEPQFAGASAEQVEQACALAWTAQDAYRETSLSTRAAFLESIAEHIENLGDELIERAHAETGLPRARLQGERGRTCSQLRLFARSVRAGEWLDVRVDSAQPQRQPLPRSDLRQRQIALGPVAVFGASNFPLAFSVAGGDTTAALAAGCPVIVKAHSAHPGTSELVGRAVAQAVKACALPEGVFSLLFDSGYEVGIALVSDWRIKAAGFTGSRTGGLALMKAAQARPEPIPVYAEMSSINPVLLFPAALENRAQALAEGFVASLTLGAGQFCTNPGLLIARKGPALDGFLSAVAELIPRSAAQTMLTPAIFGAYQAGVTALQDNPRARAIAVGQVGSGPNQCQTHVFSTDAADFLDDQRLQAEVFGATSLIVQCSSDEEIRQVCAHLEGQLTATLHMDDADLSLARTLLPTLERKAGRLLVNGWPTGVEVCDAMVHGGPYPATSDARSTSVGTAAILRFLRPVCYQDFPDSLLPTALQQTNPLNLRRLLDGQWEATRHGE, from the coding sequence ATGACTCTGACGGGCAACATGCTGATCGGCCAACAATCCGTGACGGGTACGCGTCCGGCCTTTCGCGGGATTGATCCGGCGACCAACCAGGCACTTGAACCGCAGTTCGCCGGGGCGTCAGCCGAACAGGTGGAACAGGCCTGTGCCCTGGCCTGGACGGCGCAAGATGCGTACCGCGAAACCAGCCTGAGCACCCGTGCGGCATTTCTCGAAAGCATTGCCGAACACATCGAAAACCTTGGCGACGAACTGATCGAACGCGCCCACGCCGAAACCGGTCTGCCGCGTGCACGCCTCCAGGGCGAACGTGGCCGCACCTGCTCGCAATTGCGCCTGTTCGCCCGTTCCGTGCGCGCGGGTGAATGGCTGGACGTGCGCGTCGACAGTGCGCAACCACAACGCCAACCGCTGCCGCGCTCCGACCTGCGCCAGCGGCAGATTGCCTTGGGGCCGGTCGCGGTGTTCGGCGCGAGCAACTTTCCGCTGGCATTTTCCGTGGCCGGTGGCGACACCACCGCAGCACTGGCGGCCGGTTGCCCGGTAATCGTCAAGGCGCACAGCGCCCATCCGGGCACCAGCGAACTGGTCGGCCGCGCAGTCGCGCAAGCGGTCAAAGCCTGCGCTCTGCCCGAGGGCGTGTTTTCCTTGTTGTTCGATTCTGGCTACGAAGTCGGCATCGCATTGGTCAGCGACTGGCGCATCAAAGCCGCTGGTTTCACCGGCTCGCGCACTGGCGGTCTGGCCTTGATGAAAGCTGCGCAAGCGCGGCCCGAGCCGATCCCGGTGTATGCGGAAATGAGCTCGATCAACCCGGTTTTGCTGTTTCCCGCCGCGCTGGAAAATCGCGCGCAGGCGCTGGCCGAAGGGTTTGTCGCGTCGCTGACATTGGGCGCCGGGCAGTTCTGCACCAACCCGGGATTGCTGATTGCCCGCAAAGGCCCGGCGCTCGACGGGTTCCTCAGCGCGGTGGCTGAACTGATCCCGCGCAGCGCGGCGCAAACCATGCTCACGCCCGCCATCTTCGGCGCCTATCAAGCAGGCGTGACCGCTCTGCAAGACAACCCCCGTGCACGCGCGATAGCGGTTGGCCAAGTCGGCAGCGGCCCGAATCAGTGTCAGACGCATGTCTTCAGCACCGATGCAGCGGATTTTCTCGACGATCAGCGTTTGCAGGCTGAGGTGTTCGGCGCGACATCGCTGATCGTGCAATGCAGCAGTGACGAAGAAATCCGTCAGGTCTGCGCCCATCTCGAAGGTCAACTGACCGCGACCCTGCACATGGATGACGCAGACCTTTCTTTGGCGCGTACGTTGCTGCCAACCCTCGAGCGCAAGGCCGGGCGCCTGCTGGTCAATGGCTGGCCGACCGGCGTGGAAGTCTGCGATGCGATGGTGCATGGCGGGCCTTATCCGGCGACCTCAGATGCGCGCAGCACCTCGGTCGGCACTGCGGCGATCCTGCGTTTCCTGCGGCCGGTGTGCTATCAGGATTTCCCCGACAGCTTGCTGCCGACGGCGCTGCAACAGACCAATCCGCTCAACCTTCGGCGCTTGCTCGATGGCCAATGGGAAGCGACACGCCATGGCGAATAA
- a CDS encoding NAD(P)/FAD-dependent oxidoreductase, which translates to MANNPSHDIAVVGAGIIGVACALRLARRGLRVVVIDQQEPGHGASFGNAGHLATEQVFPIADVSILKRLPAMLMDPMGPLRLDWKYLPRALPWFTRLLLNLRPEPFQETVAGLRALNESSLDAWQRLLSDIQRPDLLKVDGSLLVFETPESRQAIEALQARLHQQQVPVDYWQAGAIRETAPQLSEQIQGGLFFPRTGHFLDPYRVVCALVEAARSSGVSFLQQQVQGGCVQENGVLLVTGNGGVTARRVLLACGAHSAKLTAALTGKQVPLDTERGYHLMLPHEHDRLPFPVTSLERKFIMTPMRDGLRLAGTVEFAGLERPANMARAWQLQRLSQRLFRKDLNADGATPWMGFRPSLPDSLPVIDQVCDGKVLLAFGHQHLGLTQAALTAELIGQMVSGATLALPSVDAYRLARF; encoded by the coding sequence ATGGCGAATAATCCTTCGCACGACATCGCCGTGGTCGGCGCCGGGATCATTGGCGTGGCTTGCGCATTGCGCCTGGCCCGCCGGGGTTTGCGCGTGGTGGTCATCGATCAGCAGGAACCGGGGCATGGCGCTTCGTTCGGCAACGCCGGACATCTGGCCACCGAGCAGGTATTTCCGATCGCTGATGTTTCGATCCTCAAGCGCTTGCCAGCCATGCTCATGGACCCGATGGGGCCGCTGCGCCTGGACTGGAAATACCTGCCGCGCGCCCTGCCGTGGTTCACCCGCTTGCTGCTGAATCTGCGGCCCGAGCCTTTTCAGGAAACCGTCGCCGGCCTGCGCGCGCTCAATGAAAGCAGCCTGGATGCGTGGCAGCGCTTGCTCAGCGATATCCAGCGCCCGGATCTGCTCAAGGTTGACGGCTCGTTACTGGTCTTCGAAACACCTGAATCCCGTCAGGCCATCGAAGCTTTGCAGGCACGGCTGCATCAGCAGCAGGTGCCGGTGGATTACTGGCAGGCGGGGGCGATCCGCGAAACGGCGCCGCAGCTCAGCGAACAGATTCAGGGCGGACTGTTTTTCCCGCGCACCGGGCATTTCCTTGATCCCTATCGGGTGGTCTGCGCACTGGTCGAAGCGGCTCGCAGCAGCGGCGTGAGTTTTCTCCAGCAGCAGGTTCAGGGCGGCTGCGTGCAGGAGAACGGTGTTTTATTAGTGACCGGTAATGGCGGGGTAACGGCCAGACGCGTGTTACTGGCCTGCGGTGCGCATTCGGCGAAACTGACTGCCGCGCTGACTGGCAAGCAGGTACCGTTGGACACCGAACGTGGCTATCACCTGATGCTGCCGCACGAGCATGATCGCCTGCCCTTCCCCGTCACCTCGCTGGAACGCAAATTCATAATGACGCCGATGCGCGATGGGCTGCGCCTGGCCGGCACGGTCGAATTCGCCGGGCTGGAGCGGCCAGCGAACATGGCGCGCGCCTGGCAGTTGCAGCGTTTGAGCCAACGCCTGTTTCGCAAGGATCTGAACGCTGATGGCGCGACACCGTGGATGGGCTTTCGCCCGTCGCTGCCGGATTCCCTGCCGGTGATCGATCAGGTTTGCGACGGCAAGGTCTTGCTTGCCTTCGGTCATCAGCATCTAGGCCTGACTCAAGCGGCGCTGACGGCGGAATTGATCGGGCAGATGGTCTCAGGCGCGACTCTCGCGCTGCCGAGTGTCGACGCCTACCGACTGGCACGTTTCTAA